ggtctacatacttcctataaaactccaccgggaacccatccggccccagggccttccctgcctgcatgctccctagtcctttaaccagctcctccaccccaattggcgcccccaaaccagccacctcctgctcctccacccttgggaacctcaattggtccaagaatcgccgcatcccctcttttccccctggggctgggacctatacagctcctcgtaaaaggccttaaatgcctcattcactttccccacactccgcaccgtagttcccctgccatctttgattccacctatttccctcgctgccatcctcttacggagctgatgtgccagcatccgactcgccttctccccatattcatatattgccccctgtgccttcctccactctgcctctgccttccctgtggtcaacaggtcaaactctgtttggagacttcgtctctccctgagcattccctcatctggagcctctgcatagctcctgtccacccttaaaatctcccccactaacctctccctttccctgccctctctcttcaccctgtgagccctgatggagatgaactctcccctgaccaccgccttcagcgcctcccatactactcccacctacacctccccattgtcgttggcctccagatacctttcgatacacccccgcaccctccctcgtctgccagcagtcccacatccaacctccacagcgggcgttggtccctctcctcccccagctctagctccacccaatgcggagcatggtctgaaatggctctggccgaatactccgttccctacactttcgggatcaatgccctgcccagaacaaaaaaatctatccgggagtaggccttatggacgtgggagaaaaaagaaaattctctggccaaaggcctggcaaatctccacggatctactccccccttctggtccatgaaccccctaagcaccctgtCCTAGATCTAGAGCGATGTAatgctggctccagcaccgtattaaaatcccccccccccattatcaagctccctacctccaggtctggaatacaccccaacatccgtttcatgaatccagcatcgtcccagttcggggcatatacattcaccagtaccacctccgtcccctgcaacctaccactcaccatcacgtatcggcctcccttgtccgctactatgttcttggcctcaaacgacacccgctttccaaccagtattgccacccctctatttttctcatctatccccgaatggaacacctgtcctacccatctcttccttaacctgacctgatctgccaccttcagatgtgtctcctgaagcatgaccacgtctgccttcaatccctttaggtgcgcgaacactcgggcccacttaaccggcccatttaggcctctcacattccacgtgatcagccggattggggggttaccccccccccccccactagccatcacctatcttaggccagtcccgtgctcgcgcctcccgcaccctccagtctcccaggcggggaacccccgtcccgaccacctcttccattttcagttccccctcggacagtgcagcagcaaccctaaagaaaacactccccccccccccactagatctacatctagctcttttgctccccccatattacttccgtgagtcagctgacttctgctgaccccggcttcccccgccttcccattgatctcccctgtgtgcgagtctctcctcctccttaccttcctccatccccccctgctTTTGGCGCGGAAAAAAGCCTGCGTTTTCCTGAATCATCCCTGCCCCCTGTGGCTCCGCTCCTGTTGCAgcccttatcccagttccctcatccccgagtctcacctccctccagcactgacgcccacattccccatcatcatcatctcgtctacagaaaagaaaaaaggaattttaaccagaactccagccacatccccatccatcatcccacccatgaagtattctttgcgcatatttacaaccccatatacaaccgacatctccccccgcaaccacatcccctcagttcaagtccagtttttccgtctgaataaaggtccaaggctcttctggcatttcaaaataatggtgtcggtcctgataagtgacccacagtcgcgcaggccgaacctgactctttttttatgcagcaccgccatggcctggttgaagccagctctcctccttgccacctccgcgctccaatcctggtaaactcggatcaccgggttctcccatctactgctccgccccttcttggcccatctcagcacactttctttgtccgcgaagcgatggaaccttgccactatcaccCTTGGCGGCTTATCAGCCTTGAGTCTCCTCaccaggacccggtgggccccttccagctacaggaggctcgGAGAAGCCTCCgcccccatcagcgaatggagcatcatactcacgtatgccccggcatcagctccctccactccttcgggaagacccagaatccggaggttcttcctcctcgacctgttctccaggacctcaattctctcggcccacctcctgtgcaccgcctcgtgcgcctccatttttaccgccaggcccaggatctcgtcctcgttggtattcacttcatcattcacctcacgaagctctaccgcctgggtcttctgggtttccctcagcccctcgatcgccaacagcattggcgccagcgcctcctttttcagctcctccacacatcgcttgaggaactcctgctggtctggtccccacgctgctcgctctccaccatcttgcttttttcccctcgttttggtctctgctccagggcctcttttctcgtcgttccaccgctgatctctgccatatattgtaaggggggaccttactgcaccttcccacacgggattgatTCAAAAGAAagctccattggggctcctctggagagcccgaaagtccattgtcgtgggagctgccgaaacgtgcggcttagctccgcatcgccgcaaccggaagtccacaatggttattacaaagtctactttacttacttagcaacgcgggacccaggatcgaagctactaagtgggaagtagatcaaatcttctatgaagatatgggttataccaggggataagttGAAACACTAGTCTGACCCGAAtaacacccacctaagtctgcataggagtcggagtgagaatccctgttcaccatttagaatgcctgattgaccctttttggtccagggggaattctaatagtggtgagtttttttttTTACTTCATAACCCAGAACtcaagttctgcaatctctctccatttaaatgtcGATACctgtctggtacggccgcatttggagtattgcgtacagttctggtcaccgcattataggaaggacgtggaggctttggagagggtgcagaggagatttaccaggatgttgcctggtatggagggaaaatctgatgaggaaaggctgatggacttgaggttgttttcgttggagagaagaaggttaagaggagacttaatagaggcatacaaaatgatcagggggttggatagggtggacagtgagagccttctcccgcggatggatatggctggcacgaggggacatagctttaaactgcggggtaatagatataggacagaggtcagaggtaggttctttacgcaaagagtagtgaggccgtggaatgccctacctgctacagtagtgaactcgccaacattgagggcatttaaaagtttattggataaacatatggatgataatggcatagtgtaggttagatggcttttgtttcggtgcaacatcgtgggccgaagggcctgtactgcgctgtattgttaaaaaataaataattaaataaatattgttttatttcatACTTCCTGACAAAGCagacaattcacattttcccaagttatgctccatctgtcaggttttttgcccactcacttaacctatttgtagtcctttgcagagTCCTTAATTCCACGTCACAAATTACTGTCCGACCTGTCTTTgagtcatcagaaaatttagccaccagacattcaatcccatcatccaacacattcatatagattgtaaatgcTTCCGAGCACTGATCGTGGTGACattcacttgtcacatcttacccacccagaaatgacccatttataccgactggctgcttcctgttcgctaaccaatcctctatccatgctgatatgttgatcCCACACCATGAGTTCATATTTTGTGtattaacctttgatgtggcacctttggaattcccttctggaaatccagataaagcacatctacaggtaccCCTTGATTGACATCCCGTGTTACTTCCTCAAGCATCTTGATAAATTAGTCAatcacgattgattccctgaacgccattttcaaacactgtatcaaaagaaaaatcaaatctcctctacccctctggctccattgccaattaccttagagggactcactttctgttaaagagcctgttaacctctctcacccactttcctgaaagtgaacatatttaatcaggaaaagtccaacaaattcaaatattttcctgttaaaagtttattgacgaaacaggacatggttaaaaaaaaactaacagaaaattacttgaggatcaaagacaaccagagtaacaggatgttcacaatgttctggtcccaaatgatttcccttcggctcctctgtaccctgttcccgtgacaccccccccccccgcccccgctttggacacaggggcactgaaccctggaGGTCACATCATCATCAGCCCTgtcaccgcccgcccccccccccccccccccgcccccggaaacCTGATTAGTTGGATGTCCAATTCCcactcagtcctccagcaccttcctgtctctattagcgatgcccatggcagttccccaactggggtgcaggccccgttattctcagctaaattcagccctcagctccatcacctggctgtcattgacatgagcaatagagacagaaaggtgcccgaggctcaaataggaagataaaacttgtggattaggacccacataaaggtcagcaacttcttataaAAAGTCAAATTCCCAGTCAataaattaaaggatcacacgacgggacttccaagttttatgactttgaatacaacaaacaaacaaactagaagctactttaactcggaaacctacacattaaactataaactagaactttgcCCTTTTACGCAATCTAAAATCACACTCCACGAGTATAGttgctctgtcctggaagtcgaaacttaattgtctcagaacctgtccaaatgatgattcattcctgagaaTCTACTTCCGTTCTTCGACCAAGACACCAAGGaaaaaaagggagaatagaatagaatgtgaactggcaaaatacataaaaatggactggaaaagcttctgtggctacgtaaaaaggaaacgttTAGCTCAGACAAATGTTTGTCCAttacagatagagtcaggagaatttagaatgaggaatagagatccctgcagccacctcgttcaacactctgggatgtagatcatcagcttttggggatttattcactttcaatcccattaatttctccagtatgaCTTTtccaccaatactaatctctgccagtcccttggttctctggtgttttggggacaatttctgtaccttcctctgtgaagacagacacacattgtttagtttctctgccatttccttactccccattacaaactctcctgtctctgcctggaatggacccacattggtctttgctaatcttttccttttcacattcctgtagaagcttttccagttggtttttatgtttctccccagtttgctctcatcagtttcttggtcctcctttgctgaattccaatcgatctaatggaatcttttaaCTTTTCATGTTAGCtgaggttgcatcacttttcctgttggatttttgttccttaaaggaatctatattggtTGTATATATGCAAAGTAAAAGTCACAAAAATcctagaggaccataggctgctcccctttgacagagagagagctgactggtggtgatttaacctgagggtcagcacacctcaggcgaggggcctggttgagaaggcggggccttcatgaataaactcagccagtatgagagttgaatcctcactgctggccttgctctgcatcatgaaccagccgtcctgacaactgagctaaccgaccctctgATAaagatgtaataattccttaaacatgaggtattccctgtaccaatcagtttcccagtccacctcagacaacttgcccctcacacTCTGGTACTTTCCTTGTGAGGGACATCCAGATAACTTAAACaaaggaaccatgtaaccaccagggcccatctccatggcaacatggcaCGCTTTGGggggtttgaaacagaaatggaaactaaatatcttcaaacttccaaacatcctttcactgtgtgatccttgtgcaatttgatgccaggtattagcaacaaggctcaaagatcaacagcccactgcaggcaaagtggtgagaccagccagtgcagcagaaagaaaccctctgtagAGATCTACTATGAGGATTTAGTGAGgagcttgcgacactaaaactcagtagaaatttgagttaaaacctctcggatgcaaataagaatcttttattgcctctatttgattacaattaggagtCACTCAAATCTTATTCTCtgataagtccggctagcaaaaggacttaaagagaagcaacttgtacagaatttaactttcaaaataatacataaatggtttcttgcttacggcaaaccagcttgcatttacttcaagagttagactgGAAAGGTGAAAGTATGAAaaatagagacagcgaatagtttagatcaaagtataggtgattcatgaataaagatggccGCACGGACCATCATGGTTATAGGAAATCATATCAGCCTTTAGCCATCTATCTGCACCTCTATGTCGttctaattggtttggattaaaatcaaatgtatttgattcgacggttagctgtcaatcctcaatgtgcaacattcgttctaaatgtttcatgtctgaatatttgtgcatgttatggaatgcgattctatgGTTATTATCAAGTCCAGTTCAAATTGGACTTCTGCTGACTTCGCTATTATCCACATTGTGGACAATAGCGCcttaatgttgctatggtgcctgccctgtccttggagtgATAACTGGTACAGCTTGTGTTTTAATGCCACACTGTCTTGAACATGTATTTGTTAGAACAATGGCTTTCTCCTCTCagctcagtaaaagtgctgttttaatctacAATGAAATTATGCATAAGTCAGGCTGGTTCGTGTCTCTGTTGAAGcaagttgaagctatgtgttttgagatgacctgagattatgagtgctgaaatccttattttaaaatgggtattaaaactggggcttaatatttatactaaatagccttcttttacctatcaggtatgttagaaaatagttggtttccaTCACCCTGcgaccaccctcactgaccacctgtcagaatgaacaaaatgcagtcctggatgtagagcagaaacaataacaacagaatccaacccctgtaatcgattgtgaaattgtcGGTGTCACTGCAGGTGCGATTAAACATGCAATCctgtctcacattgagaggtggacggcctctccccaatgtgaactcgctggtgtgtctgcaggtgagataaccaagagaatcccttcccacactgagagcaggtgaatggcctctccccagagtgaactcgctggtgtgtctgcaggtgagataactgagtaaatcccttcccacacggagagcaggtgaacggcctctctccagtgtgaactcgcttgtgtgtccgcagggtggataactgagtgaatcccttcctacaccgagagcaggtgaatggcctctccccagtgtgaactcgctggtgtgtccgcagggcggataactgagtgaatcccttcccacaccgagagcaggtgaatggcctctccccagtgtgaactcgctggtgattctgcagggtggataaatgtgcaaatcctttcccacactgagagcaggtgaatggcctctggccagtgtgaactcgctggtgtgtccgcagggtagataaccgagtaaatcctttcccacactgtgagcaggcgaatggcctctccccagtgtgaactcgctggtgtgtctccagggtggataactgagtaaatcctttcccacactgagagcaggtgaatggccgctcccctgtgtgaactcgctggtgtttctgcagggtggataaatgtgcaaatcctttcccacactgagagcaggtgaatggtctctccccagtgtgaactcgctggtgtgtccgcagggtggataactgagtaaatcccttcccacactttgagcaagtgaacggcctctccccagtgtgaactcgctggtgtttctgcagggtggataactgagta
This portion of the Scyliorhinus torazame isolate Kashiwa2021f chromosome 5, sScyTor2.1, whole genome shotgun sequence genome encodes:
- the LOC140418876 gene encoding uncharacterized protein encodes the protein MEKPWKCGDCGKGYKFPSELEVHRRNHTGERPFTCSKCGKGFTQLSTLQKHQRVHTGERPFTCSKCGKGFTQLSTLRTHQRVHTGERPFTCSQCGKGFAHLSTLQKHQRVHTGERPFTCSQCGKGFTQLSTLETHQRVHTGERPFACSQCGKGFTRLSTLRTHQRVHTGQRPFTCSQCGKGFAHLSTLQNHQRVHTGERPFTCSRCGKGFTQLSALRTHQRVHTGERPFTCSRCRKGFTQLSTLRTHKRVHTGERPFTCSPCGKGFTQLSHLQTHQRVHSGERPFTCSQCGKGFSWLSHLQTHQRVHIGERPSTSQCETGLHV